From a single Bryobacter aggregatus MPL3 genomic region:
- the rfaD gene encoding ADP-glyceromanno-heptose 6-epimerase translates to MAIDGKRRILVTGAAGMIGSAIVWRLNRMGYDRILLSDRLDTSEKWRNLVPLRYLDYIDADDLQATSHTLTDIGTVFHLGACSATTEKDSAFLMRNNFEYTKKLAHWALDHQARFVYASSAATYGAREDDFREDLPLDSLRPLNMYGYSKHLFDQYAENAGLLQHLTGLKYFNVFGPNEDHKGDMRSVVHKAFHQIRSTGKLELFQSHRPDFADGCQERDFLYVKDAAAMSIRLAEENAGGLYNLGSGQAHTWLDLAHAIFAALDLAPNIHFIPMPEQLQGKYQYRTCASIGKLRAAGYTEAITPLAYAVADYVRNYLIGDQRLGDESRSNSK, encoded by the coding sequence ATGGCTATTGATGGAAAACGCCGGATCCTGGTGACCGGCGCCGCAGGAATGATCGGAAGCGCGATTGTCTGGCGCTTGAATCGTATGGGATATGACCGGATTCTGCTCTCAGACCGGCTCGATACCTCAGAGAAGTGGCGCAATCTGGTGCCGCTTCGTTATCTCGACTACATTGACGCCGATGATCTGCAGGCCACCAGCCACACGCTCACCGACATTGGCACGGTGTTCCACTTGGGCGCCTGTTCGGCGACGACGGAGAAGGATTCTGCCTTCCTGATGCGGAATAATTTCGAGTACACGAAGAAGCTGGCGCATTGGGCGCTCGACCACCAGGCCCGCTTTGTCTATGCCTCTTCTGCCGCCACCTATGGCGCGCGTGAAGACGACTTCCGCGAAGATCTGCCGCTCGATAGCCTGCGCCCGCTGAACATGTACGGCTACTCGAAGCATCTCTTTGATCAGTATGCCGAGAATGCCGGGCTGCTCCAGCACCTCACCGGCCTCAAGTACTTCAACGTCTTTGGACCGAATGAGGATCATAAGGGCGACATGCGCAGTGTCGTGCACAAGGCCTTCCACCAGATCCGCTCCACCGGCAAGCTGGAACTGTTCCAGAGCCACCGTCCCGACTTTGCCGATGGCTGCCAGGAGCGCGACTTCCTCTATGTGAAGGACGCGGCGGCGATGAGTATTCGTCTGGCGGAAGAGAATGCGGGCGGCCTCTACAACCTGGGTTCCGGCCAGGCGCACACCTGGCTCGATCTTGCGCATGCGATCTTTGCCGCGCTCGACCTCGCTCCGAACATCCACTTCATTCCGATGCCGGAACAGCTGCAAGGGAAGTATCAATACCGCACCTGCGCCAGCATCGGGAAACTTCGCGCGGCCGGCTACACGGAAGCGATTACGCCGCTTGCCTATGCTGTCGCCGACTATGTGCGGAACTATCTGATCGGCGATCAGCGGCTGGGCGACGAATCGCGAAGCAACTCGAAATAG
- a CDS encoding DUF4159 domain-containing protein, with protein sequence MKLLRRLILLAAIPAVAGLGGFPEKAEFHFLRMEYKDAPWVRRPWGRGWWMQDMPEAEIHFSKGIQRMTRIDLGDCRHAPLTDNGIYEYPWIYATQVGWWDLSDAEVERLQKYLLRGGFLVVDDFFGDRDWTAFAATMARVLPGRNIEDIEDSNAVMNMVFEIKERVFIPGLRHLARGGRGEAQVRPQPTEPKWRAMYDDAGRMVVAINFNMDIGDAWEHADMPEYPEQMTSLSYRFGINYILYAMTH encoded by the coding sequence ATGAAGCTGCTCCGCCGACTCATTCTGCTCGCCGCGATTCCGGCAGTGGCAGGTCTCGGCGGTTTTCCGGAAAAGGCGGAGTTTCACTTTCTGCGGATGGAGTACAAGGACGCTCCCTGGGTGCGCCGCCCCTGGGGACGCGGTTGGTGGATGCAGGACATGCCCGAGGCCGAGATCCATTTCTCGAAAGGTATCCAGCGGATGACACGTATCGACCTTGGAGACTGTCGCCATGCGCCCCTGACCGACAACGGCATCTACGAGTACCCGTGGATCTATGCGACGCAGGTGGGCTGGTGGGATCTGAGCGATGCGGAAGTGGAGCGGCTGCAGAAGTATCTGCTGCGCGGCGGCTTCCTGGTGGTGGACGACTTCTTTGGCGATCGGGATTGGACCGCCTTTGCGGCAACCATGGCCCGCGTGTTGCCGGGACGCAACATTGAGGACATCGAAGACAGCAACGCCGTGATGAACATGGTGTTTGAGATCAAGGAGCGTGTGTTCATTCCGGGTCTGCGGCATCTGGCCCGCGGAGGCCGGGGCGAGGCGCAGGTGCGGCCGCAGCCAACCGAGCCGAAGTGGCGCGCGATGTACGACGATGCCGGCAGAATGGTGGTTGCCATCAACTTCAACATGGACATTGGCGATGCCTGGGAACACGCCGACATGCCGGAGTATCCAGAGCAGATGACCAGCCTCAGCTATCGATTTGGCATCAACTACATCCTTTACGCGATGACCCACTAG
- a CDS encoding polyprenyl synthetase family protein: protein MTKGLTQAVSMKQILDLVRDDLKRVEAAIGLETVGSVSAIKTISHHMHSAGGKRLRPILVLLSSRLVKSSSQTTDEAIQLAAVVELIHTSTLVHDDVIDEAKTRRGAPSANALWGNQMSVLAGDWLYMQAFQIAMRQRNFAILDLLIGLTQVMVEGEFLQMERLGKIDISETDYMELVDRKTASLFSACCRLGAMAGNASEEDCARLGDFAWNLGMAFQMIDDILDFTSKETILGKPVGNDLAEGKVTLPLLYALTETTREETRSIETILKDRSYERVPFSRVLEIIEKYRGVERAQERAVQFTGRARQIIETFPDSAYRKAVLTIADIVTDRDR, encoded by the coding sequence ATGACCAAGGGCCTGACACAGGCAGTGTCGATGAAGCAGATCCTCGATCTGGTGCGGGACGATCTCAAGCGTGTAGAAGCCGCCATCGGACTCGAAACCGTCGGATCTGTCAGCGCAATCAAAACAATTTCGCACCACATGCACTCGGCAGGCGGCAAGCGCTTGCGGCCGATTCTGGTGTTGCTCTCGAGCCGGCTGGTGAAGAGCAGTTCTCAGACCACGGACGAGGCGATCCAGCTTGCCGCGGTGGTCGAGTTGATCCATACCTCGACGCTCGTTCACGACGACGTCATCGATGAGGCCAAGACCCGCCGCGGCGCCCCCAGCGCGAATGCTCTTTGGGGCAACCAGATGAGCGTGCTGGCCGGTGACTGGCTGTATATGCAGGCCTTCCAGATCGCGATGCGCCAGCGCAATTTCGCGATTCTCGATCTGCTGATCGGGCTGACGCAGGTGATGGTTGAGGGTGAGTTTTTGCAGATGGAGCGGCTCGGGAAAATCGATATCTCCGAGACCGACTACATGGAGCTGGTGGACCGCAAGACGGCGAGCCTGTTCAGCGCCTGCTGCCGCCTTGGGGCGATGGCCGGCAATGCGTCGGAAGAGGATTGCGCGCGGCTTGGCGACTTTGCCTGGAACCTGGGCATGGCCTTCCAGATGATTGATGACATCCTCGACTTTACGTCGAAGGAGACGATCCTGGGCAAGCCGGTTGGTAACGATCTGGCCGAGGGAAAAGTCACTCTACCACTGCTGTATGCGCTGACGGAGACGACGCGCGAGGAAACCCGGTCGATTGAGACGATTCTCAAAGATCGCAGTTATGAGAGGGTTCCCTTCTCCCGTGTCCTTGAGATTATCGAAAAGTATCGTGGTGTCGAGCGTGCCCAGGAAAGAGCCGTGCAGTTCACCGGCCGGGCACGCCAGATCATCGAAACTTTTCCCGATTCAGCCTACCGCAAGGCGGTTTTAACCATCGCCGACATTGTGACTGACCGCGACCGCTAA
- a CDS encoding TatD family hydrolase, with the protein MIDSHCHVDSEQFDPDREAVIERALSAGVTTMLAIGTGEGPPQLDAGIQLADQHACFVASVGVHPHSASRVAAETYSDLRTLAAHQKCVAIGEIGLDYHYDFSPRDQQREVFIKQLELAKELKLPIIIHTREAWADTVEILRQHWDSTLGGIFHCFSEGAAEAEEAVALNFHFGFGGVITYPKADRVREAASTVPLDRLLLETDAPYLAPVPHRGKRNEPAYVVETAQRLAALRGLSVAALDTLTTTNFRRLFSAKLEQFQ; encoded by the coding sequence GTGATCGACAGCCATTGCCATGTGGACAGCGAGCAGTTTGATCCCGATCGGGAAGCGGTGATCGAACGGGCGCTGTCCGCGGGCGTCACGACGATGCTGGCGATTGGCACGGGTGAGGGGCCGCCGCAGTTGGATGCCGGGATTCAACTCGCTGATCAGCACGCTTGCTTTGTCGCAAGCGTGGGCGTGCATCCCCACAGCGCCAGCCGCGTTGCCGCCGAAACTTATTCCGATCTTCGCACCCTGGCCGCGCATCAAAAGTGTGTTGCCATTGGCGAGATCGGCCTCGACTATCATTACGATTTTTCGCCGCGCGACCAGCAGCGCGAGGTCTTTATCAAGCAGTTGGAATTGGCTAAAGAGTTGAAGCTCCCCATCATCATCCATACGCGTGAAGCCTGGGCGGACACAGTCGAGATCCTGCGCCAGCATTGGGACAGCACACTCGGCGGCATCTTCCATTGCTTCAGCGAAGGAGCAGCAGAGGCGGAAGAAGCCGTCGCGCTGAACTTTCATTTTGGCTTTGGCGGCGTGATCACCTACCCGAAGGCAGACCGCGTTCGCGAGGCGGCTAGCACCGTGCCACTCGATCGTCTTCTTCTTGAAACCGACGCTCCTTATCTGGCGCCGGTGCCCCACCGCGGCAAGCGCAACGAGCCGGCCTACGTTGTTGAAACCGCCCAGCGGCTGGCTGCCCTGCGTGGCCTCAGTGTGGCGGCACTGGATACGCTCACCACCACAAATTTCCGCCGTCTCTTCTCGGCGAAACTGGAGCAATTCCAATGA
- the metG gene encoding methionine--tRNA ligase → MSKYYLTTPIYYVNAAPHIGHTFTTIVADTIKRVKAMQGVEAYLVTGTDEHGQKIERAATKIGKSPQEYTDLISAEFQRSWDELGLKYDKFQRTTSPQHAAAVVKLFDACEQNGHIYRGSYTGYYSVVNEAFVPDAKPGDVDPETGQPLELLTEENLFFKLSAFQDQIIALHEQNPEFLQPEARRNEILSFLKNEKLQDLSISRTSIKWGIPVPKYPGHVFYVWFDALMTYWSAVEGQDLWPADLHLMSKEIVRFHAIYWPAFLLAAGWPLPKKIFSHGWLLFEDNKMSKSRGNIVRATPIQKVMGIDALRYFLLREIPFGADGSFSYDALVARYNSDLANGLGNLVSRTLSMIKQYRDGKVPAPVDGDDSTVATVMAQYENFEFHKALESIWRWIGDLDKYIVENAPWKLAKDSSPEAQARLDEVLYKLFESLRLINLLAAPVIPESAERIQVQLNLAGPLVWGHTPAGHPIGEIAPIFPRLDAKVAIDRMKELEVEELARQNALLGKHAEEAPQAPIAPIAETISIDDFVKVDLRVGKVLSAEPVKGADKLLHLKVDIGEASGPRTIVAGIAKAYQPEKLIDRKVVIVANLAPRKLKGIESQGMIVAASLEGGSPVLAAFLEEVPVGARLK, encoded by the coding sequence ATGAGCAAATACTACTTAACGACCCCGATTTATTACGTCAACGCAGCGCCGCATATCGGCCATACCTTTACGACTATTGTTGCGGACACGATCAAGCGCGTGAAGGCGATGCAGGGCGTCGAGGCGTATCTGGTCACCGGCACCGATGAGCATGGCCAGAAGATCGAGCGCGCCGCAACCAAGATTGGCAAGTCGCCGCAGGAGTATACCGATCTGATCTCCGCTGAGTTCCAGCGCAGTTGGGATGAGCTCGGGCTGAAGTATGACAAATTCCAGCGCACCACTTCGCCGCAACATGCCGCCGCGGTGGTCAAGCTGTTTGATGCCTGCGAGCAGAACGGACATATCTACAGGGGCAGTTACACCGGCTATTACTCAGTGGTCAATGAAGCCTTTGTTCCCGATGCGAAGCCCGGCGATGTGGATCCTGAAACAGGCCAGCCGCTCGAGTTACTGACCGAAGAGAATCTGTTCTTCAAGCTGTCTGCGTTTCAGGATCAGATCATCGCGCTGCATGAACAGAATCCGGAATTCCTGCAACCCGAGGCGCGGCGCAATGAGATCCTGTCCTTCTTGAAGAACGAGAAGCTGCAGGATCTGTCGATCAGCCGAACGAGCATCAAGTGGGGCATTCCGGTGCCAAAGTATCCGGGGCATGTGTTCTATGTCTGGTTCGATGCGCTGATGACTTACTGGTCCGCGGTGGAGGGGCAGGATTTGTGGCCCGCCGACCTGCACCTGATGTCGAAAGAGATCGTGCGCTTCCATGCGATCTACTGGCCTGCCTTCCTGCTGGCCGCCGGTTGGCCCTTGCCGAAGAAGATCTTCTCGCACGGCTGGCTGCTGTTTGAAGACAACAAGATGTCCAAGAGCCGGGGCAACATCGTGCGCGCAACACCGATCCAGAAGGTAATGGGCATCGACGCGCTGCGTTACTTCCTGCTGCGCGAGATTCCCTTTGGCGCCGATGGCAGCTTCAGCTACGACGCGCTGGTGGCCCGCTACAATTCCGATCTCGCCAATGGCCTAGGCAATCTGGTGAGCCGTACGCTGTCGATGATCAAGCAGTATCGCGACGGCAAAGTGCCCGCGCCGGTAGACGGCGATGACAGCACGGTGGCGACTGTGATGGCGCAGTATGAGAACTTCGAATTCCACAAGGCGCTCGAATCGATCTGGCGCTGGATCGGCGATCTGGACAAGTATATTGTCGAAAACGCACCTTGGAAGCTGGCCAAGGATTCTTCGCCCGAAGCGCAGGCGCGGCTCGATGAAGTGCTGTACAAGCTCTTTGAAAGCCTGCGATTGATCAACCTGCTGGCCGCTCCGGTGATCCCTGAGAGCGCCGAACGCATCCAGGTGCAATTGAATCTGGCGGGGCCGCTGGTTTGGGGGCATACGCCGGCGGGGCATCCGATTGGCGAGATCGCACCGATCTTTCCGCGCTTGGACGCGAAGGTCGCCATCGACCGCATGAAGGAACTGGAAGTCGAAGAACTCGCGCGGCAGAATGCGCTGCTCGGCAAGCATGCTGAAGAAGCGCCGCAAGCGCCCATCGCGCCGATTGCGGAAACGATCTCGATCGACGACTTTGTGAAGGTGGATTTACGGGTGGGCAAGGTGCTTTCGGCCGAACCCGTGAAGGGCGCCGACAAGCTGCTGCACTTGAAGGTCGACATTGGGGAAGCCAGCGGGCCGCGTACGATTGTCGCCGGCATCGCGAAGGCCTATCAGCCGGAGAAGCTGATCGATCGCAAGGTGGTGATTGTTGCGAATCTCGCGCCGCGCAAGCTGAAGGGCATCGAGAGCCAGGGCATGATTGTTGCGGCCAGTCTGGAAGGCGGCAGTCCGGTGCTGGCAGCCTTTCTCGAAGAGGTACCCGTCGGAGCGCGTCTGAAGTGA
- the larC gene encoding nickel pincer cofactor biosynthesis protein LarC, translated as MRVAYFDAFSGVSGDMTVGALIDAGADAHKLIHGLEHLGLGAKYKAEKTIRYGITATKFQVLIGDLPADEQGHHHHHHDHDHPHDHTHEQTHDHSHRGLSQILELIDKAKIPAPVKASASRVFQVLGEAEAKVHGMPIEQVHFHEVGAVDSIADIVGACYGLHLLKVDEVYSSAINVGSGTVTAAHGVLPVPAPATALLLKDKPVYVDGPAVELTTPTGAAILAALAKGYGPMPSVNINSLGYGAGTKDFANRANVLRITIGDRVEKTEAQSVLVIEANIDDSSPQVLGYTMDALFLAGALDVTLTPVLMKKNRPGHILSVVAKIEDKDALASLILRETTTLGLRITTAERRTLPREFTEVKTPYGPVRIKVSGSGFAPEFDDCQNLARTKNVPLKDVISAANFAYLKTKA; from the coding sequence ATGCGAGTAGCCTATTTCGATGCCTTTTCCGGCGTGAGCGGAGACATGACGGTTGGCGCGTTGATCGATGCGGGGGCGGACGCCCACAAACTGATCCATGGACTGGAACACCTCGGCCTGGGCGCGAAATACAAGGCGGAGAAGACGATCCGCTACGGCATTACGGCAACGAAATTTCAAGTGCTGATTGGAGACCTGCCGGCCGACGAACAGGGCCATCATCACCACCACCACGATCATGATCATCCCCATGACCACACGCATGAGCAGACACACGATCACTCGCATCGCGGACTCAGCCAGATTCTCGAGCTGATCGACAAGGCGAAGATTCCAGCGCCGGTGAAGGCATCGGCCAGCCGCGTCTTTCAGGTGCTGGGCGAGGCCGAGGCGAAGGTGCACGGCATGCCGATCGAGCAAGTGCACTTCCATGAAGTGGGCGCGGTGGATTCCATCGCCGACATTGTCGGCGCCTGCTACGGCCTGCATCTGTTGAAGGTGGACGAGGTATATAGCTCGGCAATCAATGTCGGCTCGGGAACGGTAACGGCCGCGCATGGTGTGTTGCCGGTGCCCGCACCTGCGACGGCATTGCTGTTGAAGGACAAGCCGGTCTATGTCGATGGCCCTGCCGTTGAACTCACCACGCCGACTGGGGCCGCCATTCTTGCCGCACTGGCCAAGGGCTATGGCCCGATGCCTTCGGTGAACATCAACTCGCTGGGCTATGGCGCCGGCACGAAGGACTTTGCAAATCGCGCGAATGTTCTGCGCATTACGATTGGAGACCGTGTCGAAAAGACCGAGGCGCAGTCTGTCCTGGTGATCGAAGCGAACATCGATGACTCCTCGCCGCAGGTGCTCGGCTACACGATGGATGCGCTGTTTCTGGCCGGAGCGCTGGACGTCACCTTGACGCCGGTGCTGATGAAGAAGAATCGCCCGGGCCACATTCTGAGCGTGGTTGCGAAGATCGAGGACAAGGACGCGCTGGCAAGCCTGATCCTGCGCGAAACGACAACGCTGGGCCTGCGCATCACGACAGCAGAGCGCCGTACCCTGCCCCGCGAATTTACAGAAGTGAAGACTCCCTATGGCCCGGTGCGGATCAAGGTGAGCGGCTCCGGGTTCGCTCCGGAGTTTGATGACTGCCAGAACCTCGCGCGTACGAAGAATGTCCCACTCAAGGACGTGATTTCCGCGGCGAACTTCGCTTATCTCAAGACGAAAGCCTAA
- a CDS encoding 5-(carboxyamino)imidazole ribonucleotide synthase, which yields MKPILPGSTIGILGSGQLGRMLAIAARQMGYKIVVLSPDANTPAGQIADLEIVASYDDLSAIRKFAKKVDVVTLEFENVPAAAALATESIVPLRPGAEVLATTQHRLREKNFLRANGFPVTGFVEITSELPSGCSYPAILKTAGFGYDGKGQIKVASDDELRAAWDQLERQPCVLEAFVPFERELSVVAARGLDGHFVDYGVFENSHQNHILDLTTAPAVVTAKSAKDALAITRGIFEKLNIVGVACVELFLKSDGTVIVNEIAPRPHNSGHLTIDAATTSQFEQQLRAICGLPLGDPRFHAPAAMANLLGDLWQPNPPDWAALLQFPEIRLHLYGKDEARPGRKMGHITALGKSGVHAAGIVRAARAALQAQSVQVQPLVAPLPVEDIADDGMADVGAVDAELIRSASDGF from the coding sequence ATGAAGCCGATTCTGCCCGGCTCGACGATTGGAATTTTAGGCAGCGGCCAACTGGGCCGGATGCTGGCGATTGCCGCACGCCAGATGGGCTACAAGATCGTGGTCTTGTCTCCGGATGCAAATACGCCAGCCGGTCAGATTGCCGATCTGGAAATCGTTGCCAGCTATGACGACCTGAGCGCGATCCGCAAGTTCGCAAAGAAGGTGGATGTCGTCACACTCGAGTTTGAGAACGTGCCGGCTGCAGCGGCTCTCGCCACCGAATCGATCGTGCCGCTACGCCCGGGCGCCGAGGTGCTGGCCACCACGCAGCATCGGCTGCGTGAGAAGAACTTTCTGCGAGCGAATGGTTTTCCGGTTACCGGCTTTGTCGAGATCACGAGCGAGTTGCCGAGCGGCTGCAGCTATCCAGCGATTCTCAAGACCGCCGGCTTTGGCTATGACGGCAAGGGGCAGATCAAGGTTGCGAGCGACGACGAACTGCGCGCGGCCTGGGATCAATTAGAGCGGCAGCCCTGCGTGCTCGAAGCCTTTGTGCCCTTTGAGCGGGAGCTTTCTGTCGTGGCGGCGCGCGGGCTGGACGGCCATTTTGTGGACTATGGGGTGTTTGAGAACTCCCATCAGAACCACATTCTCGATCTGACAACGGCGCCCGCTGTCGTCACGGCAAAGTCGGCAAAGGATGCGCTCGCGATCACGCGGGGAATTTTCGAGAAGCTGAACATCGTTGGCGTCGCCTGCGTCGAGCTGTTTCTGAAGAGCGATGGCACGGTGATCGTCAACGAGATTGCACCGCGGCCGCACAATTCCGGACATCTGACGATCGATGCCGCGACCACCAGCCAGTTTGAGCAGCAACTGCGGGCGATTTGTGGATTGCCGCTGGGCGATCCGCGCTTCCATGCACCGGCAGCAATGGCGAATCTGCTGGGCGATCTCTGGCAGCCCAATCCGCCCGACTGGGCCGCGCTACTCCAGTTCCCCGAAATCCGCTTGCACCTCTATGGAAAAGACGAGGCGCGTCCCGGCCGCAAGATGGGCCACATCACTGCTCTTGGCAAGAGCGGGGTCCATGCTGCCGGCATCGTAAGGGCCGCGCGGGCTGCTCTCCAGGCGCAGAGCGTGCAGGTACAGCCGCTGGTCGCTCCCCTGCCCGTAGAGGACATCGCCGACGATGGGATGGCCGATGTGGGCGCAGTGGATGCGGAGCTGATTCGTTCGGCCAGTGACGGGTTCTAG